Within the Miscanthus floridulus cultivar M001 chromosome 17, ASM1932011v1, whole genome shotgun sequence genome, the region CTTTTATTCTTTCTAcgtgcaaagcgagctgtaagtgtggacaacatagagaagtacaaggtggcaggagtgtggacaacatagagaagtacaagatggcaaagaagactgcaaagcgagctgtaagtgtggcaaagggtagagcgtacaaggatctttaccaacatttgagtacgaaggaaggggagaaggacatttataggatggctaaggttcgtgagagaaagacaagggacttcaaccaagttaagtgcattaaggatgaaagggagcatctcttggtgaaggaggatgagatccgacatcgatggcaagagtattttgacaaattgttcaatggtgagaatatggacacaacctttaagttggatgactcttttgatgacaccaataggcgctttgtgtggagaatccaaaaatctgaggtcagagaggcgttgaaaaggatgaaaggaggtaaggcgatgggaccggatggtatcccaatcgaggtgtggagatgcctcggggacatagctataataTGGCTAACAaagttgttcaaccatatttttcgatcgaacaagatgcctgatgagtagaggagaagtatattggtaccgatctacaagaataaaggggatattcaatgttgtactaattaccgggaaattaagttgatgagccatactatgaagctatgggagagagttatagagcgtcgcttgagagcaataacacgggtctctatgaaccaatttggtttcatacccggaaggtcaaccatggaagccattttcttaataagacaagttatggagcggtatagggagaagaaggacctacacatggtttttattgacttggagaaggcttatgataaaataccaaggaatgttatgtggtgggctttggacaaacataaagtcccaacgaagtacatcgggctcattaaggacatgtacaacaatgttgtgactagagttcgaacaagtgatggagacacggatgacttcccgattaggataggactacatcaagggtcagctttgagcccttatttgtttgccttagtgatggatgaggtcacaagggacatacaaggggacatcccttggtgtatgcttttcgcggacgatgtagtgctagttgatgaaagccggacagaaactggagttatggcgggagactttgaagtccaaaggttttagactcaatagaactaaaactgagtatatgagatgtgacttcggcactactacttgggaggaggaagatattagtttgaaagatcaagtagtgcctaggaaggatacatttcgatatttaggatcaatgctacagaaagacggggatattgatgaagatgttagccatagaatcaaagtagggtggatgaagtggcggtaagcatctggtgtcctatgtgacaaaagggtaccacagaagctaaaaggcaagttttatagttcggcgattagacctgctatgttgtatggtgcagaatgttggcctacgaaaagacgacatgttcaacagataagtgtcgcagaaatgcgtatgttgcgttggatttatggtcatacaagaagggatcgagtttggaacgatgatatacgtgatagattaggggtagcaccaattgaagaaaagcttatccaacaccggttgagatggtttggacatgtccaacggagacctccagaggcaccggtgcgtagtggaatcctaagccaggatagtaacgtgaagagagacagaggaagaccgaagttgacttgggtagaggcaataaaagaagacttgaaaggatagaatatacccaaagacttaaccttagataggagtgcttggaagacagctattcacgtgcctgaacattgattgcttctgctgggtttcaactctagcctaccccaacttgtttgggacttaaaggttttgttgttgttgttgttgttctttcTACGTGCACATAATTATTTTTATCTTGATCAATGATCACTATCTAAATTTCTCTTTCGAATTTAGGTGATATGAAGAGGAAAAAAACCATTCAAAGCATTTTGCATAACATTATTGCCCTGATATTATGGTTATAACTATAAGAACGATGAATCAAACTTGGTTCTATTTTGTTTGTTATTTGTGCCGCCCCTCCTATGTCAGATTCCTGGCTCCGCCCTTGTATATCATTAAAGTTTTCATGAAACATTGATTGTACTAGTATTCATCAACACATGAAGTTTAAGAATGGTTTGAGATTCGAATTTACATCTTCCCCAAATTTCCAAACTTCCTGCCAAGTATTAACATTTCAAACAACTATATGTTATCGCGTCATATGGCAAATATGGCAATAAACCAAATCAGCGTCATGAAACTATGATGAAACAGGGCAACAGTTTTGCATTTACAAAGTTTTTCTGGTTTCTGGTTTCATGTACGTCGACATAGTTACTCATGTGCTGAATCACCACAAGACACCTGCGCAAACTCAATCTACCAACATATTTATACACTAGCTGCAATAGGTAAGGATTCAGTTTCTCAAGGAAATGGTTCCTGACTCCTGAGAAACTGATTCTGTTTCCTGAGAAACAGGTTTTTCTGGTTTGTGGTTTTTGTACCAAGAAACATTTCTGAATGTCTCTAAATTCTTGAACCATTTTGCAAGAATTCTCTTGTTTCTCTTCAGAAAACAAGTTTTTGTTTGGTAGGGATTCTCCTGTGTTTGGAGAGAATCAGTTTGGGGAATCCCTACCAAATGCACTCTAACCTAGACTAATTTCTTTGCTGTTGAACCTTCTATTGTCAGCAAGCACACTACATGCCAtaccatcatcatctaatctgTACATGCAAGGGGACAAAATATAATGCGGAGGGGCAGAGAAATCACCTCCTACGCTCCACTTCACTTTTTGGTCTTTCAGGGAGCTTATGAACATCAAGGTATACAACACCCCTCCTTTTATGAACGCCCATCTTCCATGGTTCTCTTAGGTAAGCAGTGGCCAATATCTGTTGATAAAATATAAGTTGTTATATTGGTCTTACAGAATAAAAGCGTATAAAAAGTTAAAAAAATGTTATGTTATTGAGTGATTAGAAATGTAAGGAAAAAAAGGTAGGGTACAAAAAAATGTGGTCCAGACAATTTGCACTGGAAGCACCATACAGCAATGCTTTATTGAAAATTCACTAAAAATGTAAATAATAGGAAGGGGAAAAGAAGTTTTAGACAGTTTACAATAGATGAATGATACCTTGTTAAGATTGTTGCGGTATGTCTGCAAGAAGAGCATATATTATCACCATGTCTAAGAAATTTTTAGTAAGGTAACAAATACAAGATTGGCATCAATGTAATGTTACCACAAAATGTATAGTATGCTGAAGAAGTATGTTGGAATTTCGTATGCATGCGAGTAGATCGCCAAATCCTTCAGAACCCAAATCTGACATTGAAGTATTGAACcacattcatcatcatgaagTAAAACCCTCAGATGCAACAATATTAAAAAGAAACGACTAACTTCCAATAGCAGAATTACTGCTTTTCAGGATCCATATGTAGAATGCAAAAGGAGAAAACTGAATTGAGTTTTCCCCTCCCTTTTCTCTACTATTTGAAATAACTTCTACTTGTATTCTCTATGTTACTACTATGTATATGGCCTAAGAAGTGGTCCATCCAATTTAAGCTATATATCATATTAATTAAAAAAATGCGAGGTACAGACAGCAACAGATTCATACACTAATACAATAAGAGTAGTAAATATCAATGATGTAGAGAAGAACATGAGTTATAAAAAGAATGTACCCTTCTTCTCTATAAATGACTCGAATCCTTTATTGAGATCTGCACCAACGTAATCACAGATTTCACGTTTGAAGAGCCTCTAGAAAACATAAAGGACGTTAGAACAACATCTAACATAACATGAAAAGCTAATAACATAGACATTTTTTAGCAGATATTCACTGTGAAGGACGAGAAATCAATGCCAGTTAGCAACTCCAAGGTCTTACCAAGCTGCGATCATCAAAATATACCTCTCCACCCTCAACACGACTTAAGCATGCAATCTCACAAGGCTGCATAAGAGACAAAGAACATGACTCCACATAGAAGAGTAAcaatcagaagatgaaatgaacaTGATAATACTACACACCTCCTGAAAAGTAACAGCTTTTCTAGACAATGTTTCTTCGCTCTTATTAAGCTTCATATCTGAAACTAAACCTTCAACATGACGCCCGTTCCCAAATCTCCCATAACCAAAGTTATGTCGCCCTGGATGGCCTCCTGGCCTTGGAAGAAGTGGTGGGCCTCTACCACCTCGTCCTCCAAAGCCTCCTCGAGAATGATTATTAGTGTTCCGTATTGCAGGAAGCACTGTAAGAAACCCATGATGAACCAAAGTATTAATACTTCCACCTTTCAATCCAAATCCACTCAAGCTTTTAAAAGCATTAGTTGCACTAAGCCCCCAAAATATAAAGTATCTTGCCCATGGAAAAAAATCAGTTCATTTGTCACATTCTTTCTTATAAAGCAAGGGTCCTATAACAGAGTACTGGTAGGTTGAATGGACCTTGAAACAGCAGAATTTGAGTTGTCACATACAAAGCTTGTGTCTGGTGTCCACTGCTATACCTCTGTCAGCATAACCCCACAAAAGAAATGTGTAGTAACTTTCAGGGAGGTTCTCGATGAGAAGATGTATAGCATATGCTCAAAGCTGTAACTATTTGCTACATTATAATTGTTATTTCACTCCAGTTGTGATCCTTGAGTAAAAACTTCAGAGTCCATGTCTTTTGTGAGCTGGTATTATTCACCCAGAAAAGGCTTTGAGAATTCATTTCGCAAAGGCAGTATTCTTCAGAGTCATTTACAGTTGTATGAAAGTTGGAAATGAAAATGGCTAGACGTATGCTTCCCAACAAACTTCTATCCAACTTTGTGGCAAATACTTTTTGCATTAAATGGTTTGAACTCAAACTATGCCTACTGATATGTTAAAATACCATGCTGCACAAAAAAAAAAGCCTAATAGTAACAAAAGGTCAGAAGGCAAAGGTCCATAGCCTACAATAAACCTCCCACATTACGCCTAAGGAAAGTTGATGAGAAAGAAACAAGCAAAGAATCACGGACAGAGAAAGATTCACCATTTACACACCTTCAAGTGGAAAATTGTACAATGCCAAAGTGCACCCCATCTTACAAAACAATACGAACAACCTACTCACAACAAAACCATTGGATAAACTTGGCAGGATTCAGTAACGGCCTCCTAGCTAATTCAATGGCGACACAGAAGCTACTACTATTCAATCTAGAAGCTGACTCTAGGGCATTGGTACCCAACTTTAGTATTGACGAGAGGCGGACCTGGGACTAGGTAGTTGCTGCGCGCCGGGGTTCTGACGTACTCTTCGTTGTCTGGGCCGAACAAATCTCTCTCCTCCTCTACCTCCACGTTCTCGTACTCCCCCCTCTCATCGTCCCGGTagccggcggcgccggcgcccctCGTGGCTATGAGGTTGGACGAATCGTATTCCTCACCGTCCCCCTCGTCGGCGCCATCCTCGCCCTCACCGGCAGCGCCGCCGGTGCTGCTGCGGCTTGAGCCGCCActtgaggatgaggaggacgcgGCAGcagaggacgacgaggacgaggacggggAGGAGGAGCCCGAAGAGTCCCCACCgccgtcggcctcggcctcggcgccGCCGTCGTGGACGTCGTAGTCCTGTTCCGAGAAGCCCATGGCGGGCGCGGCGGGGGCGGTGAGCCGGCGAGGCCGGTAAGAGCCTTTTCCTTTCAGGCCTGGTCGTGAACCGGAACGGAGAAGGATTCTGGTGGGATCCAACACGACAGGGAACGAAAGAAACCCTCGAATAGGGTTCACCAAGACCGACGGGCACTGTATCGGTCAGTAGATCCAAGAGAATACCAGCCATACGCCCATACTGCTATGGCATTTGACATTTGTTTGGTTTGGTTTGGTATTAAAAAGTACTGAGGTCTATTTGAAACAGAGAAATTTAAAATAGAGTAAAAAgggaaaaacataaaaatatatCTACAATTATAagataaaaaatatagaaatttTATAGAAACAGGCCTTTGGAACAAAGGAATTcgataacatgtttatattcctcTATTATAGCGAATAAGTACTTGCCCATTCCTCCATTCACATGTACGGAAATTAAGAGCTTAGAGCTGATGTTTCATTGCCTCCGTTTGAGGCTGTCCGCACCGGGCAGCGCTAAAGCAGCCGCTACGCTACTGGTAGCGTGCGCGTGGTGCGCACCGCGCGCCTGCAAACGCGCCGCGAGCGTACCGGCTGCACAGAAGACCGCCACAGGTCGTGCGCGCGAGAGCAGCCCGCTAAACACTGTagcaatgagagagagagagttgcggACAAAGAgaaagagggagggagaggaataaaatatggaatagtgggtatagagtatgggatagagataacacgggtgCAGGAGAAATggatatagagtagagaatctcgatgactaggaTAGAATATTCCTTTTTAGAGATGGAAATAGAGGTGGACGAGTGTGGATAGCCTGACAAAGGAAAGCAAACATTTTTATAGAAAAGGAAAACTTCATTCCTCCATTCCGAAAGCTATGTGACGTAAGCAAAATATAGGAATTAGATTCCTTTGAATTTTCTATAAAATTTCTCGAGTCCAAACAAGCCTAAAGGGAAAAGGTCCATGCAATCAAAAGAATTAATTGttagatactccctccgttccaaattataagtcgctttgacttttttttacatCCATcttgctatgcatttagatataataatatgtctagatacataataaaattgatgaaccaaaaaagtcaaaacgacttataatttggaacggatggagtatataCCACCAAAATAATAAATTTAAGATATGTATACCATAAAAAATATGTCACTTCTTAGTGGTATACTACTTTTATTAATTCCACATTAGTTGTGAATATTGTACCCTTGCTAGAAAAAGATTAAAAGGCTTAGGAGTGTAGTTGCACTCTGCCCCCCACTTAGTGATGGCAATCACACCCGTGGGCGCGGGTGCCCATGGGCACTGCCCTATTAGGGTGCGTGTACAGGTGCAACATCGGACCCGTGGGTGTCCTCGGGTCGGGACCTACGATGGTGTTAGGCTAGGTGCGGGTGTCATATTTCCCCCACGAAGCCTAAAAACgtatattttttctatttttcctcCAATTAGTCATCTTGTACCTCTTGACTCTTCCGCAACTCCTTGTATTTTTCCATTTTCTTGTTCATGAGATAATGAGCCTCTTGCAATAGCTCAATGAGTTTCTCCTTAGAGGGCTCCTCATCCTCACTCTCACTCCTACTATCGTTCTCACCATATTGTATCTTTGGACACTtatccatgaagcatgatgacgGACAGAGGGAAGGCTTCCTATTGATGGCGATGCCAATAAATGACTTGGATTGCCTTTAATCTTCACTATCACTCGATGCATCAGTGTCCCACTCGACACAATAAAGCATgacccttcttcttcccctttaAGGTCATTGTTTTGCCTTCCTTGTCCTTAGACTTGATGTTCTTATCCTTGGAGCTCTTCTCTTTCTTGTTGGGACAAtcagtgtaacaccctcggtgttacaccctaaacaaaccactaaaccatgttatgagcatcatgtttatctgataaagcatgtgataaagtgtgtagatcaatttcttgtaacctaaaataaCAAATAAAAATGTTAGATGAAAGTtaattcaatagctcatgtatatcaagtagggttgaaaactaatttttattaagcaaaagtattatagaacatgtgtgtgacacctaaataaggtttgaagtacaaac harbors:
- the LOC136516725 gene encoding NAD-capped RNA hydrolase DXO1-like isoform X2, encoding MGFSEQDYDVHDGGAEAEADGGGDSSGSSSPSSSSSSSAAASSSSSSGGSSRSSTGGAAGEGEDGADEGDGEEYDSSNLIATRGAGAAGYRDDERGEYENVEVEEERDLFGPDNEEYVRTPARSNYLVPVLPAIRNTNNHSRGGFGGRGGRGPPLLPRPGGHPGRHNFGYGRFGNGRHVEGLVSDMKLNKSEETLSRKAVTFQEPCEIACLSRVEGGEVYFDDRSLRLFKREICDYVGADLNKGFESFIEKKDLGSEGFGDLLACIRNSNILLQHTIHFVTYRNNLNKILATAYLREPWKMGVHKRRGVVYLDVHKLPERPKSEVERRRCYWGYSFENLATENSFSDDGRGIDANVEFCSVIKTKLGAHRIVMGAEMDCCDATDDGRRFYVELKTSRELEYHTVEAYEKEKLLRFWIQSFLAGVPYVVVGFSP
- the LOC136516725 gene encoding NAD-capped RNA hydrolase DXO1-like isoform X1, whose translation is MGFSEQDYDVHDGGAEAEADGGGDSSGSSSPSSSSSSSAAASSSSSSGGSSRSSTGGAAGEGEDGADEGDGEEYDSSNLIATRGAGAAGYRDDERGEYENVEVEEERDLFGPDNEEYVRTPARSNYLVPVLPAIRNTNNHSRGGFGGRGGRGPPLLPRPGGHPGRHNFGYGRFGNGRHVEGLVSDMKLNKSEETLSRKAVTFQEPCEIACLSRVEGGEVYFDDRSLRLFKREICDYVGADLNKGFESFIEKKDLGSEGFGDLLACIRNSNILLQHTIHFVTYRNNLNKILATAYLREPWKMGVHKRRGVVYLDVHKLPERPKSEVERRRCYWGYSFENLATENSFSDDGRGIDANVEFCSVIKTKLGAHRIVMGAEMDCCDATDDGRRFYVELKTSRELEYHTVEAYEKEKLLRFWIQSFLAGVPYVVVGFRNDAGILVRTERLRTKDITQKVKAKNYWQGGVCLAFADEVLCWLYGTVRENEDYVLQFVHPFNRLELLRAQSPCPEAITLHVQQLSGAAD